One genomic region from Jilunia laotingensis encodes:
- a CDS encoding purine-nucleoside phosphorylase, with product MLEKIQETANFLKGKMHTSPKTAIILGTGLGSLANEITEKYEIEYKDIPNFPVSTVEGHSGKLIFGKLGNKDIMAMQGRFHYYEGYSMKEVTFPVRVMRELGIKTLFVSNASGGTNPDFEIGDLMIITDHINYFPEHPLRGKNIPYGPRFPDMSEAYDKELIRKANEIAEEKGIKVQHGVYLGTQGPTFETPSEYKLFHILGADAVGMSTVPEVIVANHCGIKVFGVSVVTDLGVEGKIVEVSHEEVQKAADAAQPKMTTIMRELINRA from the coding sequence ATGTTAGAGAAAATACAAGAAACAGCTAACTTTCTAAAAGGAAAGATGCACACAAGTCCAAAAACTGCGATCATACTGGGAACAGGACTCGGTAGTTTGGCCAATGAAATAACCGAAAAGTACGAAATAGAGTATAAAGATATTCCTAACTTCCCCGTGTCCACCGTTGAGGGACATAGCGGTAAACTGATTTTCGGCAAACTGGGTAATAAAGATATAATGGCAATGCAAGGTCGTTTCCATTATTATGAAGGATATTCCATGAAGGAAGTAACATTCCCGGTCCGCGTGATGCGCGAGTTGGGCATTAAAACATTATTCGTATCCAATGCCAGTGGAGGCACTAATCCAGATTTTGAGATTGGTGATCTTATGATCATCACTGACCACATCAATTATTTTCCAGAACATCCGCTCCGTGGAAAAAATATTCCTTACGGTCCCCGTTTTCCGGATATGAGCGAAGCTTATGATAAGGAGCTTATACGTAAAGCAAATGAAATCGCTGAAGAGAAAGGCATTAAAGTACAGCATGGTGTTTATCTTGGTACGCAGGGACCAACATTCGAAACCCCATCCGAGTATAAATTATTCCACATCTTAGGAGCAGACGCTGTAGGAATGTCAACCGTACCGGAAGTGATTGTTGCCAACCATTGTGGAATCAAAGTATTCGGTGTATCAGTAGTAACAGATTTGGGAGTAGAAGGAAAAATCGTTGAAGTATCGCATGAGGAAGTCCAAAAGGCAGCCGATGCCGCTCAACCCAAAATGACTACAATTATGCGTGAACTGATAAACCGTGCATAA
- the lpxK gene encoding tetraacyldisaccharide 4'-kinase, with protein MKENFIKIHKWLYPASLCYWAVTSLRNKLFDWGNLRSKSFDISVICIGNLAVGGTGKTPHTEYLIKLLSQKFQIAVLSRGYKRRTRGYILSSLNNNVQNIGDEPYQIKSKFPNIRVAVDEDRCHGIEQLLKVKNPPIDVILLDDAFQHRYVKAGLNILLTDYHRLFCDDTLLPAGRLRESVNGKNRANIVIVTKCPKDIKPIDLNIITKRLNLFPYQQLYFSSFSYRSLKPVFPVQAGKLNRELTTLQKNEEILLVTGIASPAAIIEELESYTSHIDLLSFNDHHNFSSRDIQLIKERFGKLKGKHRLIITTEKDATRLADNLTLDDELKKYIFALPIEVEILQNQQDIFNQRIIEYVRENTRNS; from the coding sequence ATGAAAGAAAACTTTATCAAGATACATAAATGGCTTTACCCTGCTTCCTTATGTTATTGGGCAGTGACATCGTTAAGAAATAAACTCTTTGACTGGGGAAACCTCCGGTCAAAGAGTTTTGATATTTCTGTTATTTGCATTGGTAATCTTGCAGTCGGTGGAACAGGAAAAACACCACATACAGAATATCTGATAAAGTTACTTAGCCAAAAATTTCAAATCGCAGTATTAAGCAGAGGATACAAAAGACGAACAAGAGGATACATCCTTTCCTCACTGAACAATAATGTCCAAAACATCGGAGATGAACCCTATCAGATTAAATCAAAATTTCCAAATATTCGGGTGGCAGTCGATGAAGACCGTTGTCATGGTATTGAACAGCTACTGAAAGTAAAAAATCCTCCTATTGATGTCATTCTGCTTGATGATGCTTTCCAACATCGTTATGTCAAAGCAGGATTAAACATTCTCTTGACTGACTACCATCGTCTGTTTTGCGACGACACTTTACTACCAGCCGGCCGGCTGCGCGAATCAGTTAATGGAAAGAACCGGGCAAATATTGTCATCGTTACCAAGTGCCCTAAAGATATCAAGCCGATCGACCTCAATATTATAACCAAAAGGCTGAACCTTTTTCCATATCAACAGTTATATTTTTCATCATTCAGTTATCGAAGTCTGAAACCTGTATTTCCAGTTCAGGCAGGAAAGCTAAACAGAGAACTAACAACTCTACAAAAAAATGAAGAAATATTACTTGTAACAGGTATTGCATCACCTGCTGCCATCATAGAGGAACTGGAGAGTTATACTTCACATATAGACCTGCTCTCTTTCAATGATCACCACAATTTTAGTTCACGTGACATTCAGCTTATCAAAGAACGATTTGGCAAGCTGAAAGGAAAACATCGGCTGATCATTACTACAGAAAAGGATGCCACCCGACTGGCAGATAACTTAACTTTGGATGACGAACTAAAAAAATATATTTTTGCGTTACCGATCGAAGTAGAGATTTTACAGAACCAACAAGATATTTTTAACCAACGCATTATTGAATATGTTAGAGAAAATACAAGAAACAGCTAA
- the sppA gene encoding signal peptide peptidase SppA — MKDFFKFTLATVTGIIVSSIVLFFIGIMVIFGIVSSSDTETVVKKNSVMMLDLDGTLVERTQESLEGIFSSLTGNNSTVYGLNDILASIKKAKENENIKGIYIQASSLESQYASLQAIRNALSDFKESGKFIVAYSDNYTQRLYYLSSVADKVLLNPKGMIEWRGIASVPIFYKDLLQKVGIEMQIFKMGTYKSAVEPFIATEMSPANKEQVTEYINSIWGEVVKGVSTSRKISSDSLNIFADRMLMFYPAEESIKCGLADTLIYKNNVRDYLKRLANIDKDERLPILGLGDMINVKKNIPKDKSGNIIAIYYAAGEITDQPSSVATDGGIVGNEVISDLRKLKEDDDVKAVILRVNSPGGSAFASEQIWHAIKELKTEKPVIVSMGDYAASGGYYISCVADTIVAEPTTLTGSIGIFGMIPNVKELTEKVGLTFDVVKTNKFADFGNIMRPFNNDEKALMQMMITEGYNTFITRCAEGRHMTKEAIEKIAEGRVWTGEMAKNLGLVDELGGIDKALDIAVKKADIEGYTVVAYPAKKDIFSTLFESVPGNYVESKLLKSKLGDYYKNFSLLKNLSEQSMIQARLPFELNVK; from the coding sequence ATGAAAGATTTCTTTAAATTCACGCTTGCCACTGTTACAGGTATTATCGTGTCAAGCATTGTTCTGTTTTTCATCGGTATTATGGTGATTTTCGGAATCGTTTCGTCTTCTGATACGGAAACGGTTGTGAAGAAAAACTCCGTAATGATGCTCGACTTGGATGGTACATTGGTGGAACGAACTCAAGAGAGTCTAGAAGGAATATTTTCTTCACTTACAGGAAACAATTCAACAGTTTACGGACTTAATGATATTCTTGCATCAATTAAAAAAGCAAAAGAGAACGAAAATATAAAAGGAATTTACATACAGGCATCTTCGCTGGAATCGCAATATGCATCTTTACAAGCCATCCGCAATGCACTTAGTGACTTCAAAGAGAGCGGAAAATTTATTGTTGCATATAGTGACAACTATACTCAGAGACTTTATTATCTGTCAAGCGTAGCCGATAAAGTGTTACTAAATCCTAAAGGAATGATCGAATGGAGAGGCATTGCATCTGTTCCCATCTTCTATAAAGACTTATTACAAAAAGTCGGCATTGAAATGCAGATTTTCAAAATGGGCACTTATAAATCTGCTGTCGAACCTTTTATTGCAACGGAAATGAGCCCAGCTAACAAGGAACAGGTTACAGAATATATAAATTCTATATGGGGGGAAGTAGTTAAAGGAGTATCAACTTCACGCAAAATTTCATCAGATTCACTGAATATATTTGCAGATCGTATGCTCATGTTCTATCCGGCAGAGGAAAGTATAAAATGTGGATTAGCCGATACATTAATTTATAAAAATAATGTACGTGATTATTTGAAGCGACTGGCCAACATTGATAAAGATGAGCGTTTACCGATACTCGGTCTCGGTGATATGATCAATGTAAAGAAAAATATTCCAAAAGATAAGAGTGGCAATATCATAGCCATATATTATGCGGCAGGCGAAATCACAGATCAGCCTAGTTCTGTCGCTACAGATGGAGGTATTGTAGGTAATGAGGTAATCAGCGATCTGAGGAAACTGAAAGAAGATGATGATGTTAAAGCCGTCATTTTACGAGTGAACTCCCCCGGTGGAAGTGCCTTTGCCTCTGAACAGATTTGGCATGCCATAAAAGAACTGAAGACTGAAAAACCTGTCATCGTCTCTATGGGAGACTACGCAGCATCAGGTGGTTATTACATTTCATGCGTTGCCGACACTATTGTAGCGGAGCCAACTACATTAACAGGTTCCATCGGAATATTCGGCATGATTCCTAATGTTAAAGAATTAACTGAGAAAGTGGGGTTAACGTTCGATGTAGTAAAAACAAATAAATTTGCAGATTTCGGAAATATCATGCGCCCGTTCAATAATGACGAAAAGGCTTTGATGCAGATGATGATCACTGAAGGCTACAATACTTTCATCACACGATGTGCAGAAGGACGGCACATGACGAAAGAGGCTATTGAAAAAATCGCTGAGGGCCGTGTGTGGACGGGCGAAATGGCCAAAAATCTTGGTTTGGTTGATGAACTCGGAGGCATAGATAAAGCACTTGACATCGCTGTAAAGAAAGCTGATATCGAAGGCTATACAGTAGTTGCTTATCCGGCTAAAAAAGACATTTTCTCCACTCTATTTGAATCTGTACCGGGTAATTATGTAGAATCAAAACTTTTGAAGAGCAAGTTGGGAGATTATTATAAAAATTTTAGCCTGCTGAAAAATCTGAGCGAACAATCAATGATTCAAGCCCGCTTGCCGTTTGAATTGAATGTCAAATAA
- a CDS encoding ferritin-like domain-containing protein has translation MAKESVKILQGKLDVKSLIDQLNAALSEEWLAYYQYWVGALIVEGAMRANVQSEFEEHAEEERHHAQLIADRIIELEGIPVLDPKKWFELARCKYESPTAFDSVSLLNQNVSSERCAILRYQQIADFTDGKDYTTCDIAKHILAEEEDHEQDLQNYLNDIAKMKESFLKK, from the coding sequence ATGGCTAAAGAAAGTGTAAAAATCCTGCAAGGTAAGCTTGATGTAAAAAGTTTAATTGATCAGTTAAATGCCGCGTTGTCAGAAGAATGGCTGGCATATTATCAGTATTGGGTTGGTGCATTAATAGTGGAAGGTGCAATGCGTGCCAATGTACAAAGCGAATTTGAAGAACATGCTGAAGAAGAACGTCATCATGCTCAATTAATTGCAGATCGTATTATCGAATTGGAAGGTATTCCGGTACTTGATCCTAAAAAATGGTTTGAACTTGCCAGATGCAAATATGAATCACCAACAGCTTTCGATTCAGTTAGCCTACTGAACCAAAACGTATCTTCTGAACGTTGCGCAATTCTCCGCTACCAGCAAATAGCCGACTTTACAGACGGTAAAGATTATACTACATGCGACATTGCAAAACACATCTTAGCTGAAGAAGAAGACCACGAACAGGATTTGCAAAATTACCTGAATGATATTGCCAAAATGAAAGAATCATTTCTCAAAAAGTAA
- a CDS encoding 2-isopropylmalate synthase — MNDRLFIFDTTLRDGEQVPGCQLNTVEKIQVAKALEALGVDVIEAGFPISSPGDFNSVIEISKAVTWPTICALTRAVQKDIDVAVEALMFAKHKRIHTGIGTSDSHIKYKFNSTREEIIERAVAAVKYARRFVDDVEFYAEDAGRTDNEYLARVIEAVVKAGATVVNIPDTTGYCLPSEYGEKIKYLVDHVAGIENAIISTHCHNDLGMATANTMAGVLNGARQVEVTINGIGERAGNTALEEIAMIIKSHHEIDVETNINTQKIYPTSRMVSSLMNMPVQPNKAIVGRNAFAHSSGIHQDGVLKNVQTYEIIDPKDVGIDDNSIVLTARSGRAALKNRLSILGVTLSQEKLDKVYEDFLKLADRKKDIHDDDILVLAGADRSMNHRIKLEYLQVTSGVGVRSVASLGLNISGEKFEAAASGNGPVDAAIKALKRIIDRQMTLKEFTIQAISKGSDDMGKVHMQVEYDNQMYYGFGANTDIIAASVEAYIDCINKFTK, encoded by the coding sequence ATGAATGATAGATTATTTATTTTCGATACAACACTCCGGGATGGAGAACAAGTTCCGGGTTGTCAGCTTAATACTGTGGAAAAGATTCAGGTAGCTAAAGCCTTAGAGGCTTTAGGAGTTGATGTGATTGAGGCAGGCTTCCCGATTTCTAGTCCAGGTGATTTTAATTCGGTAATTGAAATATCGAAAGCAGTTACATGGCCTACCATTTGTGCGCTGACACGTGCTGTTCAGAAGGATATTGATGTGGCTGTTGAAGCATTGATGTTTGCGAAACACAAACGAATCCATACAGGGATTGGAACTTCAGATTCTCATATTAAATATAAATTCAATTCTACCCGTGAAGAGATTATCGAACGTGCCGTAGCTGCAGTGAAATATGCACGCCGTTTTGTAGATGATGTGGAATTTTATGCAGAAGATGCAGGGCGTACGGATAATGAGTATTTGGCACGTGTGATAGAGGCAGTAGTAAAGGCAGGTGCTACAGTCGTGAATATACCGGATACAACGGGATATTGTTTACCTTCGGAATACGGTGAGAAGATCAAATATTTAGTTGATCATGTGGCAGGTATTGAAAATGCTATCATTTCCACGCATTGTCACAATGATTTAGGAATGGCAACTGCTAATACGATGGCAGGTGTATTGAATGGTGCCCGCCAGGTAGAGGTAACTATCAACGGTATCGGTGAGCGAGCCGGAAATACTGCGCTTGAAGAGATTGCCATGATTATCAAAAGTCATCACGAAATAGATGTTGAAACGAATATTAATACACAAAAGATTTATCCCACCAGCCGTATGGTCTCAAGTTTGATGAATATGCCGGTTCAACCGAATAAAGCAATTGTCGGACGTAATGCTTTTGCACATTCATCAGGCATTCATCAAGATGGCGTGTTGAAAAATGTCCAGACTTACGAAATTATCGATCCAAAAGATGTGGGAATTGATGATAATTCTATAGTTTTGACAGCTCGTAGTGGTCGTGCGGCTTTGAAAAATCGACTTTCTATATTAGGAGTGACGCTTAGTCAGGAAAAACTGGATAAAGTTTATGAAGACTTCTTGAAACTGGCCGATAGAAAGAAAGATATTCATGATGACGATATTTTGGTGTTGGCCGGGGCCGATCGTAGTATGAATCATCGTATTAAACTGGAATATCTCCAGGTGACCAGTGGAGTAGGTGTCCGTTCCGTAGCCAGTCTTGGATTGAATATATCAGGAGAGAAGTTTGAAGCGGCTGCAAGTGGTAATGGTCCGGTCGATGCCGCTATAAAAGCTTTGAAGCGGATTATCGACCGGCAGATGACATTGAAAGAGTTTACGATTCAGGCCATAAGTAAAGGTAGTGATGATATGGGAAAGGTTCATATGCAGGTGGAATATGATAACCAGATGTATTATGGATTTGGTGCTAATACGGATATTATTGCTGCTTCAGTGGAAGCTTATATCGACTGTATCAATAAATTTACTAAGTAA
- the leuC gene encoding 3-isopropylmalate dehydratase large subunit, with the protein MNTLFDKIWDAHVVTTVEEGPTQLYIDRLYCHEVTSPQAFAGLHKRDIKVFRPEKVYCMPDHNTPTHDQDKPIEDPISKAQVDALAQNAKDFNLIHYGMMDERNGIIHVVGPERGLTLPGMTVVCGDSHTSTHGAMGAIAFGIGTSEVEMVLASQCILQSRPKTMRVTVDGKLNKGVTAKDVALYMMSKMSTSGATGYFVEYAGEAIRNLTMEGRLTLCNLSIEMGARGGMIAPDDVTFAYIRGRENTPKGEEWDKAVAYWKTLRSNDDAVFDKEVHFDASDIEPMITYGTNPGMGMGITYSIPLTEGMSEAAKVSFLKSLDYMGFQPGESLLGKKIDYVFLGACTNGRIEDFRAFASIVKGRKKANHVIAWLVPGSWMVDAQIREEGIDKILEDAGFVIRQPGCSACLAMNDDKIPAGKYCVSTSNRNFEGRQGPGARTLLASPLVAAAAAITGTITDPRELM; encoded by the coding sequence ATGAATACATTGTTTGATAAAATATGGGACGCACATGTTGTAACCACTGTGGAAGAAGGTCCCACACAGCTTTATATTGACAGATTGTACTGTCATGAAGTGACCAGTCCGCAAGCATTTGCCGGGTTACATAAACGGGATATAAAGGTGTTCCGCCCTGAAAAAGTATATTGTATGCCAGATCATAATACACCAACGCATGATCAGGATAAACCGATTGAAGATCCCATCTCAAAAGCTCAGGTGGATGCATTGGCTCAAAATGCAAAGGATTTTAACTTGATTCACTACGGCATGATGGATGAACGTAACGGAATTATCCATGTAGTAGGACCGGAACGTGGACTTACACTTCCTGGTATGACAGTAGTCTGTGGCGATTCGCACACATCTACTCATGGTGCGATGGGAGCAATTGCTTTTGGTATCGGAACCAGCGAAGTGGAGATGGTACTGGCATCACAATGTATTCTTCAATCGCGTCCTAAAACGATGCGTGTCACGGTGGATGGCAAATTGAATAAAGGAGTGACTGCAAAGGATGTTGCCCTCTACATGATGTCGAAAATGTCCACCAGTGGAGCAACAGGTTATTTTGTGGAATATGCCGGAGAAGCAATCCGCAACTTGACAATGGAAGGGCGCTTAACACTCTGCAACCTGAGCATAGAGATGGGAGCAAGGGGAGGTATGATAGCACCGGATGATGTGACTTTTGCATATATCAGAGGACGTGAAAATACACCAAAAGGGGAAGAATGGGATAAGGCAGTAGCATATTGGAAGACATTACGTAGTAACGATGATGCTGTATTTGATAAAGAAGTACATTTTGATGCATCTGATATTGAGCCGATGATTACTTATGGAACAAATCCGGGTATGGGCATGGGAATTACATATTCTATTCCCTTGACGGAAGGTATGAGTGAAGCGGCTAAAGTGTCTTTCCTAAAATCGTTGGATTATATGGGATTCCAACCGGGAGAATCCTTGCTTGGTAAAAAGATCGATTATGTATTCTTGGGTGCTTGTACCAATGGACGTATTGAAGATTTCCGGGCATTCGCTTCTATCGTAAAGGGACGCAAGAAAGCCAATCATGTAATAGCATGGCTTGTTCCGGGATCTTGGATGGTCGATGCACAGATTCGCGAAGAGGGTATTGATAAGATTTTGGAAGATGCCGGTTTTGTCATCCGACAGCCGGGATGTTCTGCTTGTCTGGCAATGAATGACGATAAGATTCCTGCAGGTAAATATTGTGTATCCACAAGCAACCGTAATTTTGAAGGTCGTCAAGGTCCGGGCGCACGTACACTGCTTGCGAGTCCGTTGGTAGCTGCAGCGGCTGCAATAACCGGAACAATAACTGATCCACGAGAGTTAATGTAG
- the leuD gene encoding 3-isopropylmalate dehydratase small subunit, translating into MKAKFNILTSTCVPLPLENVDTDQIIPARFLKATTKEGFGENLFRDWRYDKEGNKIESFVLNDPTYGGQILVAGKNFGSGSSREHAAWAIADYGFRVVVSSFFADIHKNNELNNFVLPVVVSDEFLTELFDSIFKDPKTEVEVNLPEQKITNKATGKSESFEINAYKKHCLMNGLDDIDFLLTNKEKIEQWERSR; encoded by the coding sequence ATGAAAGCAAAATTCAATATACTTACAAGTACATGTGTTCCTCTTCCCTTGGAGAATGTAGACACTGACCAAATTATTCCCGCACGTTTTTTGAAAGCGACAACCAAAGAAGGATTCGGGGAGAACTTATTTCGCGATTGGAGATATGATAAGGAGGGGAACAAAATAGAATCATTTGTACTCAATGATCCGACGTATGGCGGTCAGATTCTCGTAGCCGGTAAAAACTTCGGTTCGGGTTCCAGTCGCGAACATGCAGCGTGGGCTATTGCCGATTATGGCTTTCGTGTAGTCGTAAGTAGTTTCTTTGCCGATATTCACAAAAACAATGAGTTGAACAATTTTGTATTGCCGGTGGTAGTCAGTGATGAGTTTCTCACTGAACTGTTCGATTCCATTTTTAAAGATCCGAAAACAGAAGTGGAAGTGAATTTGCCGGAACAGAAAATTACCAATAAAGCAACAGGGAAAAGCGAATCCTTCGAAATTAATGCTTATAAGAAACATTGTCTGATGAATGGATTGGACGATATCGATTTTCTACTGACAAATAAAGAAAAAATAGAGCAGTGGGAGAGAAGTAGATAA
- a CDS encoding alpha-isopropylmalate synthase regulatory domain-containing protein, whose amino-acid sequence MKNNHPKIEIMDTTLRDGEQTSGVSFVPHEKLMIARLLLEDLKVDRVEVASARVSEGEFNAVKMICDWAARRNLLQKVEVLGFVDGHTSLDWIHATGCRVINLLCKGSEKHCTYQLQKAPDEHIQDIIAVVDYANELDIEVNVYLEDWSNGMKDSPEYVFHLIDTLKETTIKRFMLPDTLGILNPLQVIEFMRKMKKRYPDTHFDFHAHNDYDLAVSNVLAAVLSGVKGLHTTINGLGERAGNAPLASVQAILKDHFNAITAIDESRLNDVSRVVESYSGILIPANKPIVGENVFTQVAGIHADGDNKSNLYCNDLLPERFGRVREYALGKTSGKANIRKNLERLGLDLDEESMRKVTERIIELGDKKELVTQEDLPYIISDVLKHDGMNNKVKLKSYFVTLAHGLKPMATLSIEIDGQVYEESSSGDGQYDAFVRALRKIYKLTLGRKFPMLINYAVSIPPGGRTDAFVQTVITWSFGEKVFRTRGLDADQTEAAIKATIKMLNIIEEY is encoded by the coding sequence ATGAAGAATAATCATCCCAAAATAGAAATAATGGACACCACGCTTCGTGATGGCGAACAAACCAGCGGTGTGTCATTTGTGCCTCATGAGAAACTGATGATTGCCCGGCTATTGTTAGAAGACCTGAAAGTGGATCGCGTCGAGGTAGCATCAGCACGTGTTTCGGAAGGTGAGTTCAATGCGGTAAAGATGATCTGCGACTGGGCAGCACGGAGGAATCTACTGCAAAAGGTCGAAGTCTTGGGATTTGTGGACGGTCATACTTCATTGGATTGGATTCATGCTACCGGATGCCGGGTTATTAATCTACTTTGTAAAGGTTCGGAGAAACATTGTACCTATCAGTTACAGAAAGCTCCGGACGAACATATCCAAGACATTATTGCCGTAGTGGACTATGCCAACGAACTGGATATTGAGGTCAATGTGTATTTAGAGGATTGGAGTAACGGCATGAAGGATTCTCCTGAATATGTTTTCCATCTCATTGATACTTTAAAAGAGACTACCATTAAACGTTTTATGCTGCCAGATACGTTGGGGATACTTAACCCGTTGCAAGTCATTGAATTCATGCGGAAGATGAAGAAGCGTTACCCCGATACCCATTTCGATTTTCATGCCCATAATGATTATGATCTTGCAGTGAGTAATGTGCTGGCTGCCGTGTTAAGTGGTGTCAAAGGACTTCACACCACTATCAACGGATTGGGCGAAAGGGCAGGAAATGCACCTTTAGCCAGTGTGCAGGCCATTCTTAAAGATCATTTCAATGCTATCACGGCTATCGATGAAAGCCGTTTGAATGATGTTAGCCGTGTAGTTGAATCTTATTCCGGCATTCTCATTCCGGCCAATAAGCCCATAGTTGGTGAGAATGTTTTCACCCAAGTGGCAGGTATTCATGCCGACGGTGATAACAAGAGTAATCTTTATTGCAATGATCTTTTGCCCGAACGCTTCGGCAGAGTCCGTGAATATGCTTTGGGCAAGACTTCCGGTAAAGCTAATATCCGTAAGAACCTGGAAAGGTTGGGATTGGACTTGGATGAGGAATCCATGCGTAAAGTTACCGAACGTATTATAGAGTTGGGTGATAAAAAGGAACTTGTCACCCAGGAAGATCTTCCTTACATCATTTCCGATGTGTTAAAGCATGATGGCATGAATAACAAAGTGAAATTGAAAAGTTATTTCGTAACTTTGGCACACGGACTGAAACCAATGGCAACCTTAAGCATTGAAATCGATGGGCAAGTTTACGAAGAGAGTTCTTCCGGTGACGGTCAATACGATGCTTTTGTGCGTGCATTGCGCAAGATCTATAAATTGACATTGGGGCGTAAATTCCCTATGTTGATCAATTATGCCGTCAGCATTCCGCCCGGTGGTCGTACGGATGCTTTTGTACAAACGGTCATTACTTGGAGTTTTGGGGAGAAAGTGTTCCGTACTCGCGGATTGGATGCCGACCAGACGGAAGCAGCTATCAAGGCGACCATTAAAATGCTGAATATAATAGAAGAATACTAA
- the leuB gene encoding 3-isopropylmalate dehydrogenase: MDFKIAVLAGDGIGPEISVQGVEVMSAVCEKFGHKVDYKYAICGADAIEKVGDPFPEETFRICKEADAVLFSAVGDPKFDNDPTAKIRPEQGLLAMRKKLGLFANIRPVQTFKCLLHKSPLRADLIEGADFLCIRELTGGMYFGEKYQDNDKAYDTNVYSRPEIERILKVAFEYAMKRNKHLTVVDKANILATSRLWRKIAQEMAPLYPEVETDYMFVDNAAMKMIQEPRFFDVIVTENTFGDILTDEGSVISGSMGLLPSASTGESTPVFEPIHGSWPQAKGLNIANPLAQILSVAMLFEYFDCKAEGEMIRKAVDASLDANVRTPEIQVEDGKKYGTKEVGEWIADYIRNA; this comes from the coding sequence ATGGATTTTAAAATTGCTGTATTAGCCGGTGACGGCATTGGCCCCGAGATCTCCGTGCAAGGCGTGGAGGTGATGAGTGCCGTTTGTGAGAAATTTGGTCATAAGGTAGATTATAAGTATGCCATCTGTGGTGCGGATGCTATTGAAAAAGTTGGCGATCCTTTTCCGGAAGAGACATTCCGCATTTGTAAAGAGGCCGATGCCGTGCTTTTTTCTGCCGTAGGCGATCCTAAATTCGACAACGATCCCACGGCCAAGATTCGTCCCGAACAAGGATTGTTGGCTATGCGTAAAAAGCTTGGACTTTTTGCCAATATCCGTCCGGTGCAGACATTCAAATGCTTGCTTCACAAATCTCCTCTTCGCGCGGATCTGATCGAAGGAGCTGATTTCCTGTGTATACGCGAATTGACCGGTGGTATGTATTTCGGAGAGAAATATCAGGATAATGACAAGGCCTACGATACCAATGTATATAGCCGTCCTGAAATAGAGCGTATCTTGAAAGTTGCTTTCGAGTATGCCATGAAACGCAATAAACACTTGACTGTCGTTGATAAAGCCAATATTCTTGCTACCAGTCGTTTGTGGCGGAAGATAGCTCAGGAGATGGCACCACTGTATCCTGAGGTGGAAACCGATTATATGTTTGTGGACAATGCCGCCATGAAAATGATCCAGGAACCGAGGTTCTTCGATGTGATCGTTACTGAAAATACATTCGGTGATATCCTTACCGATGAAGGTTCGGTGATCAGTGGTTCGATGGGCTTGCTTCCTTCGGCCTCAACCGGTGAGAGTACTCCCGTATTCGAACCTATCCACGGCTCTTGGCCCCAAGCGAAGGGATTGAATATAGCCAATCCGCTGGCGCAAATCCTCTCCGTGGCCATGTTGTTTGAATATTTCGATTGTAAGGCGGAAGGAGAAATGATTCGCAAAGCTGTGGATGCTTCTTTGGATGCCAATGTCCGCACTCCTGAAATCCAAGTGGAAGATGGTAAGAAGTACGGAACGAAAGAAGTTGGCGAGTGGATTGCCGATTATATCAGGAATGCATAG